From the genome of Cydia pomonella isolate Wapato2018A chromosome 1, ilCydPomo1, whole genome shotgun sequence:
gcaaaaaaaaaaatcatcttccATCAAGACAACGCTAGGGTTCACACATGTGTTAAAGCCATGGCAAAAATCGGCGAATTAAAGTATGATTTGCTGCCCCATCCGCCTGATCTGGCACCATCCGACTTCCACCTGTTCCCGAAGCTTAAAACTTTTTTGGGTGGACAGAAATTTGCCACTAATGATGCCGTCATAGCCGCTGTGGAGGAGTATTTTGCAGGCCTCGAAAAGAATCATTTTATGGAGGGCATCGCAGCTTTAGAGCGAAGATGGAATAAGTGCATAGAGCTAGGTGGAGACTAtgtcgaaaaataaaattagttttaacacCGAAATTCAAGTATTTTCTACTTAGGCCAGGTACTTATCATCCCACCCTCGTATATAAACCCTCCGCCGATTGTAAACAGTGCAGTGTTACAGTATAATGCCAAACATTTCTACTGAGCAAACAAATTTTCAAGCGAGTATCGTTTAATATTAGGCTATAAGAAAGCTCAAAATGTGTTACAGTTTCAATCTGTTCGCCGCGCTCTGTGAGTTATTGATTTCTTGCATTCGTAGGCCTGGATGAACacaaacagaaaaaataatCCAATTCCAAAATAAGGCCTGTCTAAGATTATTCTTAATCACTGCCGCTTGACTTCAGCggatttttttacatacacaAAATAGCATCGACGAGCAACAGGTCACATCGGATACAAATCACGTGGACAGTGAATAGTTTGCATAGCGCCTGGgtctatatttatttgtttacttatttttaacattattgcTCAATACataaaagtacaaatggtggacttctttccaaaatacattttctaccagtcaaccaaggGCTAAACCGAAAGATTGAGTTGGTGCAGGGtcaaacagaataaaattaaaaagaatcaAATACAAAACCATATGAGTATAatacgatatataaataaataatatatacagaacaaataataaatatacatacacatataaataatatatttaaaataaataagtattcatacatatttaaatatagcgtgtttatttagtcacctgcaataatttacggggtgaatatataggtgatactgagcaacttttactaaggGACCCACcccgaaatcacaaaaaaaaaaattggctgtttcatacattttagctgtctgaccttgacattttctatgggggagtaattttatttttcgatttgggggttggttccatagtaaaggTTGCTTAGTAGGTATgtcctatatattcaccccgtaaattattgcagatgaataaataaacatccctgtatattatatatccATTGTGAAACATTACGCGGCCGATAattgaaccttgtcaaacagtgtatagggaccgtgcgcgttggagggtctgccatcttgtggtctgaatcggaaccataaacatgcacatttacacgtcaagtgttttcttgtgcatagtaggttctgccatcttgtgggctacatcggaacaataaacatcacatttacgcttcgcgccaaaaatctgacagctcctgtgctgcctcctacagttcatgcacgctccctataatcgTATATGAAATACTTGTAGGATTCGAAATAGTCATAAAACTATAATCAACTTATTCCCACAGTGCACAAGCTATTCTCATTAATAAAGAATGCTCTCAGCGTACATTTATCACCTTTATTGCATTCTAATTTGTTATCGACTCGTTAGGAATACGTAAATTGCACGTTTAGACTGTTGTGCTATTTTTTTCAACGTGgctttatcttatttattttccttttacgTGCGCAATATTGAGACGGCGGTAACGATTTTTAACAATCTGTTTGAAACATTACCTCCATTTTTCGGTGATGGGTGTTTATTTTTCTCTCGTTCTCGTTAAACAGACTCCAACTTAAATTCTGCATACTTGAAATTTAATAGTTCTACTTATTATAATCGCTGCAAGTGTCAGTCTTTATATTTTGATTCCTCTTTTGTTCAAGCTTCTTTCACCGGCGACGCAACTAACGTTTAATATAAAACGTTTTTCCGCAGGCATCTCTTCTCAAAGGGTTTAATCACGACTCACTCACTGAGCCGTGGGCCTGAAGTTTTATCTTGTGCAAGCAAGGCGAATAGATATGCAAATTATCGGCTGATGACTAACCCCTTCGCCTAGAGGACAACCTGTTTATGAATATTCCCAAGTCAGGAGCAAATTAATTTCTgacatttgaatttaaattagtCAACGTTGGTGATGGCGTTAAGTTAACTAGTAAAAAGGTAAAATATGCATTTCCTTTAAACGCAAATAAATTGATGTTGTggttcaaataataaataaataaataaacagagttaaagaaatataagtatCAAATCCAAATCAAAACATGAATGTATGTACCCGGCGTAGGTACCCGtttatacagtatgtaaattaactaaaaccatttactcaaacccgtcATACTAAGCATCGAAAAGAGACGAGTAAGTTTAAGAGACGAAAGTATCAGTGCTTCGTTGCATCCTGTGAGTGTGTCGAACATTTCATGTGAAAAGCGAAGACGTATAAATCAAAAGAGCATCATTTAGACTACTATATTTTGGCaaaatctattttattattctaGGAATATGTACAGACATAATTATATAagataatcatattttttttcatttcaatcttagtctaagattgaaatgaaaataaatgaatatcttacaaatatatatatatatatatatatatatatatataattgtattGAATTCCCTCGGTGGGCGAGAGAGTGACCAAATGCATTCTGTCTCAGGTTGCGCGTTGAGTGCGTTACCTCAAGCCATAGGCCTATATTGGCATTTAACCATtgagcgctaatcacgacacgttgtcatTTTGCgtctacgaagcattttcgtGAAGCCCATGTTAGCAGGAacggcgtagcgctacgaccgtagctcagcggtgaatgtgttaaggtgaagtaggttcagaaaacggagttATTACAAAGTCGAAGCGTTTTGTTGGATCATAATACCGCTGCCACAAATTCTAATTTTGAAGCCTTTCTCGAGGGACTGTATTGATTCGAATTTTGGGTTTCTCGTCTTTcgttagataaaaataaatcacgaACTTAGGTCTAAAATACACTTTAAATATTTGGagaaaattatgtacaaaagttGCATGCATGAAAATTtcttctaaaaatcggcaacaTCATGTTTGAGAGAACGTATCgactactttttttaaattaaaaactaaaaaaacatgatatctgcgCTCCCAGGCACGCACTACCACCTCGCTCACGCTTacactcagtgagagtgagagaagaacaggAACATACTGGCCTTAACTCTGATCATGGATGGTGACAACCTTTATCGAACCGGGGATACGTCACCTGTGGTGACCAATCGGAGTAACTTTGTATTAGGTACATAGACGAAATCCAAAGCGAAAAGTATACCTGTTGTACCTAGCCTTTTACACGCTTTACCAAGATTATCCCTttcatcgtcatcatcatcatatagtAAACAGCCCTATAATGGCACAGGCActagtaatgggatggtatatgtatacaaatcttgtaaaacaaatatttaccatcagtttttaattgcTGGCAACATTCTAaaataaacaagagccaaagagctgcttaagtttaatttttcattgatattcgttagtttgaaaatgaatagcGCCAtgcatcccatgactggagttGGTTAATAATactgaaaccaattgcagtagctttcagtaaatacatagaaaacataaaggacgaattggacattcaacttttaaagcgtaaagcggtagaaaatTTACTGCACGGAAAAAacagttatgttaaatttacagataatttgtaaaatttacagagaaatctgtaaatttaacacatatctctgtaaattttacaaattatctgtaaatttaacataactgtttttttccgtgtggtgtcggtgaaatatcaaaaatactccaaattttctcttaaatgtcccatgattggtgctgtTAACATatacaaatgtttttataatttggTGTTGTTCCAGATGTGGCGATTGATCCCCATGCTGTTACTAGCCGCCGTGACCCTCTCGACGGGGGTTCTACTTCCGCGACTCCCGCCCCTACAGACGGGGCCCGACCCCGCCTCCGACCAGGCGACTAGTGATACACATAGCACACTAACCGAATGCGACGTCCTGAGGAGGCTATTCAATAGTGAGGCCAAATGGATGTTCGACACTGACAATAAGCAGTACAACGATTATGTCACCAAAAGGCAGGGTGCTAACATGCACCATGACAATTATAAAGATGAAACGTACATCTATCAATTTCAACCCCAAGACTTCGAACAGAACTATTTGCACGAGCAAAACCCTAACGCCAAGGAGAAACCCCTTCACTATAACATCCCTCTTCCTACGATTAATACATTGTATTTGCGAAACAAAGATGTAATTATACGGGACGATCAAGCTTACTATATGTATGATACGTACATGGCGACAACGAGTCCTTTTGATTATGTCCAAAATCATCAGAACTGCCTGTACAAAGCTATGGCACGGCCAACGTCACATAACGCGGCTTGGACTGATGCATGGGAAGCTGATCGAGAGAAACTGAACACGAACGAAATTATTCCCTCGGCAGAACAAGTGGGTAAAAGATCAGACACAGAGGAAACGGGCGAAAAAGAGATCCCTGGTaagttttcaaatttaaatggcAGACATAAGTACAGTTAGaattatatgtacatacataaatattctTGGAAAAATATTACGAATAAATACCCACGGAAGATTCGATTCTTCCGTGCAGTACAGTTTGACCGATAAGTACTTTAATTGATACTGGATATCTTTGGATAATATCTTTGGATTCTATAGATTAATAAAAAGTACCTCAATCAAAACTAGTTAAATAATCTTTACTAATTGTTAAAAAACAGGAGGGTTATGGATTAGTGTTTGACTCGGGTACCTTTTATCcgttggttaacaatctaaAATCGACATAACTCTGAACTATTTAcgtatattatacaccgtgttttttttttcgttaatttcaagggtgcattcctgagcttaaattcagtaactttctcaaaaacaCCAGTATTCTatttaactccatttcggagataatcaatcatttatttttatcttattaggcccttacgagcgtatacacttgccttaggacctgtttacaaatggattagtgtttagtacgagtatacatttgctactaaatgtaagtactatctcggacgatcgatgttcgaaatgacattggtatgtcacagttttaaattttttggttgtatttaatgtaatgcccgtgttacaacaacgctatatgcaacatttaattaccttttaaataaaaaataaaatacaaaaatatattttacagtacatatggggctactttatagcactagtgcgagaagtagcatattacgttactgtgtcgaacatttaaagggccatatgtactgtaaaacgttgtacgatacatgtgcgaataggcaattcgcaactcgtgtcgatttaaaacactccc
Proteins encoded in this window:
- the LOC133523198 gene encoding uncharacterized protein LOC133523198 produces the protein MWRLIPMLLLAAVTLSTGVLLPRLPPLQTGPDPASDQATSDTHSTLTECDVLRRLFNSEAKWMFDTDNKQYNDYVTKRQGANMHHDNYKDETYIYQFQPQDFEQNYLHEQNPNAKEKPLHYNIPLPTINTLYLRNKDVIIRDDQAYYMYDTYMATTSPFDYVQNHQNCLYKAMARPTSHNAAWTDAWEADREKLNTNEIIPSAEQVGKRSDTEETGEKEIPDLVINDGETGEVQKKLFSFWSRLQALSHKGRQLPTRRHTFAFYGPDGTRDGPLTAETRASHLRPPGQPLRWG